The Bordetella sp. FB-8 genome includes a window with the following:
- a CDS encoding D-2-hydroxyacid dehydrogenase: MNKIVFLDRGTLAPQIRLRPPAFAHALVAYERTAPDQVAERIREADIVITNKVPIAAQALAQAPGVRLIAVAATGTDCVDKAACKARGVVVSNIRGYAVNTVPEHVFALIFALRRSIVAYRESVLAGRWQESGQFCFFDHSIHDLAGSRLGIIGRGVLGQRVAEIAKALGMIPQFAARKGASGADAGYVPWDEMLATSDVITLHLPLTEQSRGLIAMPEFRKMQRRPIIINTARGGLVDEADLVRALDAGLISGAGFDVTQGEPPALDNPLMRAAARPNLILTPHVAWASDQAQQALADQLIDNIERFVAGNPVNLVGAY; the protein is encoded by the coding sequence ATGAATAAGATCGTCTTTCTCGACCGCGGCACCCTCGCGCCGCAGATTCGCCTGCGTCCGCCTGCTTTCGCGCATGCGCTGGTCGCGTACGAGCGCACCGCGCCCGATCAGGTCGCCGAGCGCATCAGGGAAGCGGACATCGTCATCACCAACAAGGTGCCCATTGCCGCGCAGGCCCTGGCGCAGGCGCCCGGCGTGCGCCTGATCGCGGTCGCCGCGACAGGCACGGACTGCGTCGACAAGGCGGCCTGCAAGGCGCGCGGCGTGGTGGTGTCCAACATACGGGGCTACGCGGTCAATACCGTGCCCGAACACGTTTTCGCGCTCATCTTCGCTTTACGCCGCAGCATCGTGGCCTATCGCGAATCGGTGCTGGCGGGGCGCTGGCAGGAGTCGGGGCAGTTCTGCTTTTTCGATCATTCCATCCATGATCTGGCGGGCTCGCGCCTGGGCATCATCGGCCGCGGCGTGCTGGGACAGCGCGTTGCCGAGATCGCCAAGGCATTGGGCATGATCCCGCAGTTCGCGGCCCGCAAGGGCGCGAGCGGCGCGGACGCCGGGTACGTGCCGTGGGACGAAATGCTCGCGACCAGCGACGTGATCACGCTGCACCTGCCGCTCACGGAACAGTCGCGCGGCCTGATCGCCATGCCCGAGTTCCGCAAGATGCAGCGCCGTCCGATCATCATCAACACGGCGCGGGGCGGTCTGGTCGACGAGGCGGATCTGGTCCGCGCGCTCGACGCAGGACTCATCAGCGGCGCGGGATTCGACGTCACGCAGGGCGAGCCGCCGGCGCTGGACAATCCGCTGATGCGGGCGGCGGCGCGGCCCAACCTGATTCTCACGCCCCACGTGGCATGGGCATCGGACCAGGCACAGCAGGCGCTGGCCGATCAGCTGATCGACAATATCGAGCGCTTCGTGGCCGGCAATCCGGTCAATCTCGTGGGCGCGTATTGA
- a CDS encoding FAD/FMN-binding oxidoreductase, whose translation MNAPLASQVLASVIPPASGARLREIPYNYTSFSDREIVALLLGGDAWQLLCDLRGERRTGRSARMLYEVLGDIWVVKRNPYLQDDLLDNPKRRRLLVEALHHRLGEIDRRRTPSTDTVDAQRDGRVVDLLVLARGAVRDFEGRFDETAALRQQAQRVLGRCTARDNIKFDGLSRVAHVTDATDWRVEYPFVVLTPDSEDEIAPLVRACIELGLTIVPRGGGTGYTGGAIPLSWKSAVINTEKFEALGPVEQTVLPGLAAPVATVLAGAGVVTKRVAEAAEQAGFVFAVDPTSAEASCVGGNIAMNAGGKKAVLWGTALDNLAWWRMVDPDGNWLEVTRLGHNMGKIHDVDLARFELKWFDGKGKPGGTPLKTELLEIKGRVFRKEGLGKDVTDKFLAGLPGVQKEGCDGLITSARWVLHRMPKHTRTVCLEFFGQARDSIPSIVDIKGYLDGEGRAHGAILAGLEHLDERYLRAVGYATKSKRGVLPKMVLIGDIVGDDEDVVAAAASEVVRLANTRHGEGFTAVSPEARKKFWADRSRTAAISRHTNAFKINEDVVIPLPRMGEYTDYIERFNIELSTRNKLRLLDELDVYIAESLYSSKVPSDDEDDTGLTAEVIEERRVQAAALIGGARRRWRWLLDNLDMPLDQALPELDSLGLGHLHAELAGRLARQPQMRVFDVVQDRTVRVSWKAEVLAGLVSLFPGDACKKIIDDLHAIHARVLKSRVFVALHMHAGDGNVHTNIPVNSDDYEMLREANETVARIMQVARDLDGVISGEHGIGLTKYEYLTEAELKPFQDYKRRIDPAGHFNAGKLMPGADLRRAWTPSFSLMGYESLIMQQSEIGLIADSIKNCLRCGKCKPVCATHVPRANLLYSPRNKILATSLLIEAFLYEEQTRRGVSLKHWEEFEDVADHCTVCHKCLNPCPVDIDFGDVSMNMRSLLRSMGHKSFNAGTAAAMFFLNAKDPATINATRKAMIGVGYKMQRAAHDFLSSFTRKQTARPPATVGKPPLREQVVHFVNKRMPGGLPKQTARKLLDIEDANYVPIIRDPKATTADTEAVFYFPGCGSERLFSQVGLATQAMLWHAGVQTVLPPGYLCCGYPQRGNGMSDKAEKIITDNRVLFHRVANTLNYLDIKTVVVSCGTCYDQLAGYEFDKIFPGCRLIDIHEYLLEKGIKLEGATGRKYMYHDPCHSPMKLQDPMKTVKALVGDGTIKSDRCCGESGTLAVTRPDISTQVRFRKQEELLKGMEKLGAPVGSDSDPVKVLTSCPSCLQGLSRYEEDTGAQADYIVVEMARHILGESWMQDYVQRANSGGIERVLV comes from the coding sequence ATGAACGCCCCTCTCGCCAGCCAAGTCCTAGCATCGGTGATCCCGCCGGCCTCCGGCGCGCGCCTGCGCGAAATCCCCTACAACTACACCTCGTTTTCCGATCGCGAAATTGTGGCGCTGCTGCTCGGAGGCGACGCCTGGCAACTGCTATGCGACCTGCGCGGCGAGCGCCGCACCGGCCGGTCCGCGCGCATGCTCTACGAGGTGCTGGGCGATATCTGGGTAGTCAAGCGCAATCCTTACCTGCAGGACGACCTGCTCGACAACCCCAAGCGGCGCAGGCTGCTGGTCGAGGCCCTGCACCATCGTCTGGGCGAGATCGACCGCCGCCGCACCCCGTCCACGGACACCGTCGACGCGCAGCGCGATGGCCGGGTGGTCGACCTGCTGGTCCTGGCGCGCGGCGCGGTGCGCGATTTCGAGGGCCGCTTCGATGAGACCGCCGCGCTGCGCCAGCAGGCCCAGCGTGTGCTGGGCCGCTGCACGGCGCGCGACAACATCAAGTTCGACGGCCTGTCGCGCGTGGCGCACGTCACCGACGCCACCGACTGGCGCGTCGAATATCCCTTCGTGGTCCTCACGCCCGACAGCGAGGACGAGATCGCGCCGCTGGTGCGCGCTTGCATCGAACTGGGCCTGACCATCGTGCCGCGCGGCGGCGGCACCGGTTATACGGGCGGCGCCATTCCGCTTTCCTGGAAGTCGGCCGTCATCAATACCGAGAAATTCGAGGCCCTGGGCCCGGTCGAGCAGACTGTGCTGCCCGGGCTGGCCGCGCCCGTGGCGACTGTCCTGGCCGGCGCCGGCGTGGTTACCAAGCGGGTGGCCGAAGCCGCCGAGCAGGCCGGCTTCGTCTTTGCCGTCGACCCCACCTCGGCCGAAGCCTCGTGCGTGGGCGGCAATATCGCCATGAACGCCGGCGGCAAGAAGGCCGTGCTGTGGGGCACCGCGCTGGATAACCTGGCATGGTGGCGCATGGTCGATCCTGACGGCAACTGGCTGGAAGTCACGCGTCTGGGCCACAATATGGGCAAGATCCACGACGTGGATCTGGCGCGTTTCGAGCTCAAGTGGTTCGACGGCAAGGGCAAGCCTGGCGGCACGCCGCTCAAGACCGAGCTTCTGGAAATCAAAGGCCGGGTTTTCCGCAAGGAAGGCCTGGGCAAGGACGTCACCGACAAGTTCCTCGCCGGTCTGCCCGGCGTGCAGAAGGAAGGCTGCGACGGCCTGATCACCTCGGCGCGCTGGGTGTTGCACCGCATGCCCAAGCACACGCGCACGGTCTGCCTGGAGTTCTTCGGCCAGGCGCGCGACTCGATTCCGTCAATCGTCGACATCAAGGGTTACCTGGACGGCGAAGGCCGCGCGCACGGCGCCATTCTGGCCGGCCTGGAGCATCTGGACGAGCGCTATCTGCGCGCCGTGGGCTACGCCACCAAGAGCAAGCGCGGCGTGCTGCCCAAGATGGTGCTGATCGGCGACATCGTGGGCGACGACGAGGATGTGGTGGCCGCCGCTGCGAGCGAAGTGGTCCGCCTGGCCAACACCCGCCACGGCGAGGGCTTTACCGCCGTCAGCCCCGAGGCCCGCAAGAAATTCTGGGCCGACCGCTCGCGCACGGCTGCCATCTCGCGCCATACCAATGCCTTCAAGATCAATGAAGACGTGGTGATCCCGCTGCCGCGCATGGGCGAGTACACCGACTACATCGAGCGCTTCAATATCGAGCTGTCCACGCGCAACAAACTGCGCCTGCTCGATGAACTCGACGTCTACATCGCCGAATCTCTGTATTCGAGCAAAGTTCCCAGCGACGACGAAGACGACACGGGCTTGACGGCCGAGGTGATCGAGGAGCGCCGCGTCCAGGCCGCGGCCCTGATCGGCGGCGCGCGCCGCCGTTGGCGGTGGCTGCTCGACAACCTGGATATGCCGCTGGATCAGGCCTTGCCGGAGCTCGACTCGCTGGGCCTGGGACATCTGCATGCCGAACTGGCCGGCCGCCTTGCGCGGCAACCGCAGATGCGCGTGTTCGACGTGGTCCAGGACCGCACGGTGCGCGTATCGTGGAAAGCCGAGGTGCTGGCCGGCCTGGTCAGCCTGTTTCCGGGCGACGCCTGCAAGAAGATCATCGATGACCTGCACGCCATCCATGCGCGCGTGCTCAAGAGCCGCGTGTTCGTGGCGCTGCACATGCACGCCGGCGACGGCAACGTGCACACCAACATTCCCGTCAATTCCGACGATTACGAGATGCTGCGCGAGGCCAACGAAACCGTGGCGCGCATCATGCAGGTGGCGCGCGACCTGGACGGCGTGATCTCGGGCGAGCACGGCATCGGCCTGACCAAATACGAGTACCTGACCGAAGCCGAACTCAAGCCTTTTCAGGATTACAAACGGCGCATCGATCCCGCCGGGCATTTCAACGCCGGCAAGCTGATGCCGGGCGCCGACCTGCGCCGCGCGTGGACGCCCAGCTTCAGCTTGATGGGCTATGAATCGCTCATCATGCAGCAGAGCGAAATCGGCCTGATCGCCGATTCGATCAAGAACTGCCTGCGCTGCGGCAAGTGCAAGCCAGTGTGCGCCACGCACGTGCCGCGTGCCAATCTGCTGTATTCGCCGCGCAACAAGATCCTGGCGACTTCGCTGCTGATCGAGGCCTTCCTGTACGAAGAGCAGACCCGCCGCGGCGTGAGCCTGAAGCACTGGGAAGAGTTCGAGGACGTGGCCGACCATTGCACGGTTTGCCACAAGTGCCTGAACCCCTGTCCGGTGGATATCGATTTCGGCGATGTGTCGATGAACATGCGTTCGCTCCTGCGCAGCATGGGGCACAAGTCCTTCAACGCCGGCACGGCCGCGGCCATGTTCTTTCTCAACGCCAAGGACCCGGCCACCATCAACGCCACGCGCAAGGCAATGATCGGCGTGGGCTACAAGATGCAGCGCGCGGCGCACGACTTCCTCAGTTCGTTCACGCGCAAGCAGACGGCGCGTCCGCCGGCCACGGTGGGCAAGCCGCCCCTGCGCGAGCAGGTGGTGCACTTCGTCAACAAGCGCATGCCGGGCGGCCTGCCCAAACAGACGGCGCGAAAGCTGCTGGACATCGAAGACGCCAACTACGTGCCCATCATCCGCGATCCCAAGGCCACCACGGCCGACACGGAGGCAGTGTTCTACTTCCCGGGATGCGGGTCGGAGCGCCTGTTCTCGCAGGTGGGGCTGGCCACGCAGGCCATGCTGTGGCATGCGGGCGTGCAGACAGTGCTGCCCCCAGGCTATCTGTGCTGCGGCTATCCGCAGCGCGGCAACGGCATGAGCGACAAGGCCGAGAAGATCATCACCGACAACCGGGTGCTGTTCCATCGCGTGGCCAATACGCTGAACTACCTGGATATCAAGACGGTGGTGGTCAGTTGCGGCACCTGCTACGACCAGCTCGCGGGCTATGAATTCGATAAGATATTTCCGGGCTGCCGCCTGATCGATATCCACGAATACCTGCTGGAAAAAGGCATCAAGCTCGAGGGCGCGACAGGGCGCAAATACATGTACCACGACCCCTGCCATTCCCCCATGAAGCTGCAGGATCCGATGAAAACCGTCAAAGCGCTGGTGGGCGACGGCACGATCAAGAGCGACCGCTGCTGCGGCGAGTCGGGAACGCTGGCGGTGACGCGGCCGGATATATCCACCCAGGTGCGCTTTCGCAAGCAGGAAGAGCTGCTCAAGGGCATGGAAAAGCTGGGTGCGCCCGTCGGTTCGGACTCGGATCCGGTCAAGGTGCTGACCTCCTGCCCTTCGTGCCTGCAAGGCCTGTCGCGCTACGAGGAAGATACCGGCGCCCAGGCCGATTACATCGTGGTCGAGATGGCCCGCCACATCTTGGGCGAGTCGTGGATGCAAGATTACGTGCAGCGTGCGAACTCGGGCGGGATCGAGAGGGTGCTCGTCTGA
- the ilvA gene encoding threonine ammonia-lyase, biosynthetic — protein sequence MSTDYLKRILTSKVYDVAIESPLEPAPLLSRRISNTVLLKREDTQPVFSFKLRGAYNKMANMAPGARARGVIAASAGNHAQGVALSASRLGCRAVIVMPTTAPEVKVDAVRRLGGEVVLAGESFSEAYEHAKKLEKKEKLTFVHPFDDPDVIAGQGTVGMEILRQHPDEIEAIFVAVGGGGLIGGVAAYVKQLRPDIKIIGVQTEDSDAMLRSVRAGRRVQLTDVGLFADGTAVKLVGEETFRLARQYVDDFVVVDTDAICAAIKDVFQDTRSVLEPSGAMAVAAAKQYAAQHKLRGKTLVAIACGANMNFDRLRFVSDRAEVGEMREAVFAVTMPEQRGSFRRFCELVGERSVTEFNYRMADDGDRAHVFVGLQVSAPTEPGKIAAHFRKNGFDTLDLTHDEFAKTHLRHMVGGRSRQAANEVLYRFEFPERPGALMRFLNAMNPDWNISLFHYRNQGADYGQIVIGIQVPAGEKKQFRNFVTELGYPHWNETDNPAYKLFL from the coding sequence ATGTCCACCGACTATCTCAAACGCATCCTGACCTCCAAGGTCTACGACGTCGCCATCGAATCGCCGCTCGAACCCGCTCCCCTGCTTTCGCGGCGAATTTCGAACACGGTGCTGCTCAAGCGCGAGGATACGCAGCCGGTGTTCAGCTTCAAGCTGCGCGGGGCCTACAACAAGATGGCGAACATGGCGCCCGGGGCGCGCGCGCGCGGCGTGATCGCCGCTTCGGCCGGCAATCACGCCCAGGGCGTGGCGCTGTCGGCCAGCCGTCTGGGTTGCCGAGCCGTGATCGTCATGCCCACCACAGCGCCTGAGGTCAAGGTCGACGCGGTGCGCCGCCTGGGCGGCGAAGTGGTGCTGGCCGGCGAAAGCTTCAGCGAAGCCTATGAGCACGCCAAAAAGCTTGAGAAAAAGGAAAAACTCACCTTCGTCCATCCGTTCGACGATCCCGACGTGATCGCCGGCCAGGGCACCGTCGGCATGGAAATCCTGCGCCAGCACCCGGACGAGATCGAGGCCATCTTCGTGGCGGTCGGCGGCGGCGGCCTGATCGGCGGCGTGGCGGCCTACGTGAAACAGCTGCGTCCCGACATCAAGATCATCGGCGTGCAAACCGAAGATTCCGACGCCATGCTGCGCAGTGTGCGCGCCGGGCGGCGCGTGCAGCTGACCGACGTGGGCCTGTTCGCCGACGGCACTGCCGTCAAGCTGGTAGGAGAGGAAACTTTCCGCCTGGCGCGCCAGTACGTGGACGATTTCGTCGTGGTCGACACCGACGCGATCTGCGCCGCCATCAAGGACGTTTTCCAGGATACGCGCAGCGTGCTCGAACCTTCTGGCGCCATGGCAGTGGCTGCCGCCAAGCAATATGCCGCCCAGCACAAGTTGCGCGGCAAGACGCTGGTGGCCATCGCCTGCGGCGCCAACATGAATTTCGACCGCCTGCGCTTCGTGTCGGACCGCGCCGAGGTGGGCGAGATGCGCGAAGCCGTGTTCGCCGTCACCATGCCCGAACAGCGCGGCAGCTTCCGCCGCTTCTGCGAGTTGGTGGGCGAGCGCAGCGTCACCGAGTTCAACTACCGCATGGCCGATGACGGCGACCGCGCCCATGTCTTTGTCGGCCTGCAGGTGTCCGCGCCGACCGAACCGGGCAAGATCGCCGCGCATTTCCGCAAAAACGGTTTCGACACGCTGGATCTGACCCACGACGAATTCGCCAAGACCCACCTGCGACATATGGTGGGCGGCCGTTCGCGCCAGGCGGCCAACGAGGTGCTCTACCGCTTCGAGTTTCCCGAGCGGCCCGGCGCCTTGATGCGATTTCTGAACGCCATGAACCCGGACTGGAACATCAGCCTGTTCCACTATCGCAACCAGGGCGCCGACTACGGCCAGATCGTGATCGGCATCCAGGTGCCGGCCGGCGAAAAAAAGCAGTTCCGCAATTTCGTCACCGAGCTCGGCTATCCGCACTGGAACGAGACCGACAATCCGGCGTACAAGCTGTTTCTGTAA
- a CDS encoding SDR family NAD(P)-dependent oxidoreductase — protein sequence MKKVAFITGATSGFGRAAARRFAAGGWSLVLSGRRADRLEELKKELSDKVPVYIATLDVRDAAAVQAMVDALPADFRPIRSLVNNAGLALAPVPAQKVELQDWHTMIDTNITGLVNVTHAVLPLLLETGAGASIINLGSVAGQWPYPGGHVYGASKAFVQQFSYNLRCDLPGTGVRVTDIAPGMAETEFTLVRTKGDQDASDKLYRGTTPLTAEDIAEQIYYVATLPDHININRLEIMPTRQSWAPFAIDRDKT from the coding sequence ATGAAAAAAGTAGCCTTCATCACCGGCGCCACGTCCGGTTTCGGCCGCGCCGCCGCGCGCCGCTTCGCCGCCGGCGGCTGGTCGCTGGTGCTGTCGGGCCGCCGCGCCGACCGTCTGGAAGAACTGAAGAAAGAATTGTCGGACAAGGTGCCCGTGTACATCGCCACGCTGGACGTGCGCGACGCCGCGGCCGTGCAAGCCATGGTCGATGCCCTGCCCGCCGATTTCCGTCCGATCCGCTCGCTGGTCAACAACGCCGGCCTGGCCCTGGCGCCCGTGCCCGCACAGAAAGTCGAGCTACAGGACTGGCACACCATGATCGACACCAATATCACCGGCCTGGTCAACGTGACCCACGCGGTGCTGCCCCTGCTGCTCGAAACCGGCGCTGGCGCCAGCATCATCAACCTGGGTTCAGTAGCCGGACAGTGGCCCTATCCCGGCGGCCACGTCTACGGCGCCTCCAAGGCCTTCGTGCAGCAGTTCTCGTACAACCTGCGCTGCGACCTGCCGGGCACCGGCGTGCGCGTGACCGACATCGCGCCGGGAATGGCCGAGACTGAATTCACGCTGGTGCGCACCAAAGGCGACCAGGACGCATCGGACAAGCTCTATCGCGGCACCACGCCGCTCACGGCCGAAGACATCGCCGAGCAGATCTACTACGTAGCTACCCTGCCGGACCACATCAACATCAACCGGCTCGAGATCATGCCCACGCGCCAGTCCTGGGCGCCGTTCGCCATCGACCGCGACAAGACCTGA
- a CDS encoding sulfite exporter TauE/SafE family protein has product MNESSAATLTAHPWALAFAGLAMLAAGTMRGFSGFGAAMLGMPALSMVFPPALAAPIMTSIQVLSSLQTARADRPHILWRQALILAAASGLAALVGARLLVVTTPCVSRLIMGCIVLAAVAVLASGWRYRSQPRLGLTLSAGAFSGLGNGFAAIGGPPLVAYFLGGPFSPLNARATMTIVFAAQSAVSLLTLAAMGKVSLHTLLFVLIAYPLQAAGIVLGRRLFLRHGDSHYRRVCILILALMALLLIARSAWDSLT; this is encoded by the coding sequence TTGAACGAATCCTCCGCGGCGACGCTGACGGCCCATCCCTGGGCTCTGGCCTTCGCCGGCCTGGCCATGCTGGCCGCGGGCACGATGCGCGGCTTCAGCGGCTTCGGCGCGGCCATGCTGGGCATGCCGGCGCTGTCCATGGTGTTCCCGCCCGCGCTGGCGGCCCCCATCATGACGAGCATCCAGGTGCTCTCCAGCCTGCAGACTGCGCGCGCCGACAGACCGCACATCCTCTGGCGGCAGGCTCTCATCCTGGCGGCGGCCAGCGGTCTGGCGGCCCTGGTCGGCGCCCGGCTGCTGGTCGTGACCACCCCCTGCGTCAGCCGCCTCATCATGGGATGCATCGTGCTGGCGGCCGTGGCGGTCCTGGCCTCGGGGTGGCGCTACCGCAGCCAGCCCCGGCTCGGCCTCACGCTGTCCGCCGGCGCCTTCTCCGGCCTGGGCAACGGCTTTGCCGCCATCGGCGGTCCGCCCTTGGTGGCCTATTTCCTGGGGGGGCCCTTCTCGCCCTTGAACGCCCGGGCCACCATGACCATTGTCTTCGCGGCGCAAAGCGCGGTGTCGCTGCTGACATTGGCCGCCATGGGCAAAGTGTCGCTGCACACGCTGCTATTCGTGCTGATCGCCTATCCCTTGCAGGCCGCCGGCATCGTGCTGGGACGGCGCCTCTTCCTGCGCCATGGCGATTCGCACTACCGCCGCGTCTGCATCCTCATCCTGGCGCTGATGGCCCTGCTGCTGATCGCGCGCTCGGCCTGGGACAGTCTGACCTGA